A single window of Leptospira koniambonensis DNA harbors:
- a CDS encoding OmpA/MotB family protein, translating to MKPFFFRLTPVLLILFSLPIFSDAFYFPWEYNKLYNENATLRIELDSLRLRYRNETENAKKEKLSLDARIQNLEEQLAGEKSFREKDRELAAELIRALENQIALLKTKSGNKEKELIEENERQSKKYQDLISELKSELEKERLNCIRKMDELKREYESKIAGLEARIKELEDNLSKLKNLNDDQKRELNRLAEQANELESKLSGEIAKGQIRVKRFHNRLVINIDDQISFDSGSAELKKQIFPALDKIKEILVKYPGNLIIVEGHTDNIPIRTKKFNDNWQLSTERALSVVRFLLESKNLDARNFSVAGYGEHQPIVSNETPENRSLNRRVDIVLEPQSGKGH from the coding sequence ATGAAACCTTTTTTTTTCCGACTTACTCCCGTTCTTCTAATCCTATTTTCTTTGCCGATATTTTCGGACGCATTTTATTTCCCTTGGGAATACAATAAACTCTATAATGAGAATGCAACTCTTAGAATTGAGTTAGATTCTCTCAGACTTCGTTACAGAAACGAGACCGAAAACGCTAAAAAAGAAAAACTCAGCCTGGATGCCAGGATCCAGAACCTAGAAGAACAGCTCGCAGGCGAAAAATCCTTCCGAGAAAAGGACAGGGAACTTGCAGCGGAGCTGATTCGTGCACTAGAAAATCAGATCGCACTTCTAAAAACCAAAAGTGGAAATAAAGAAAAAGAGCTGATCGAAGAAAATGAGAGACAGTCCAAAAAATACCAGGATCTGATCTCTGAATTAAAGTCAGAACTTGAAAAAGAAAGACTAAACTGCATCCGTAAAATGGACGAGCTCAAAAGAGAATATGAGTCCAAAATTGCAGGTCTGGAAGCAAGGATCAAAGAGTTAGAAGATAATCTATCTAAACTCAAAAATTTGAACGATGATCAAAAAAGAGAATTAAATCGTTTAGCAGAACAAGCAAATGAACTGGAATCTAAACTTTCAGGTGAGATCGCGAAAGGTCAGATCCGAGTAAAACGTTTTCATAATAGACTAGTCATCAATATAGATGATCAGATATCTTTCGATTCTGGCTCTGCAGAATTGAAAAAACAGATCTTTCCGGCACTTGATAAGATCAAAGAGATTTTGGTCAAATATCCTGGCAACCTCATCATTGTAGAAGGTCATACGGATAATATCCCAATACGTACTAAAAAATTTAACGATAACTGGCAATTATCTACAGAGAGAGCTCTTTCAGTAGTTCGTTTTTTATTGGAGAGCAAAAATCTGGATGCGAGGAACTTCTCCGTGGCAGGTTACGGGGAACACCAACCTATCGTTTCTAATGAAACCCCTGAAAATCGTTCTTTGAATAGACGTGTGGATATCGTTTTAGAACCACAAAGTGGTAAGGGTCACTAA
- a CDS encoding acyl-CoA dehydrogenase family protein, with translation MMKELREKLSSFPPGEFRSVYKSSLPDIAKAGLLNALKDGGFRSFHEKLILIPSFPHGIGVGVGLMAQTNVAGKILKLVIGSEEGASNNSESKKLALELQDRLVSGLGILGLGVSEPGWMGKLTNLKSTAKVLPSGEIEINFHKGFVTNGADAEGYLVVAKEEEQNRFGVFFIPRDFPGLKIEEVYLDVAREATHCKITGENFKLPSHYHFIEDYTKLGADIHLSEMLSAAVLFCGAIRKIVSDLSQGTESRERFSVLGKLWDLSGLLYGKCLDISDKKDKDPNYKIEEDHPYGYEAILDECISILESIPNFDYKKEYPDLGLFCTIHPARSPVYIKNRLKQSKSWRKFGNL, from the coding sequence ATGATGAAAGAATTAAGAGAAAAACTTTCTTCCTTTCCTCCGGGAGAATTCAGATCCGTTTACAAATCCTCTTTGCCAGATATCGCAAAGGCAGGATTACTGAACGCTCTAAAAGATGGCGGGTTCAGATCATTTCATGAAAAGTTAATATTAATTCCTTCCTTCCCCCATGGTATAGGTGTGGGAGTAGGATTGATGGCCCAAACAAATGTGGCCGGAAAGATCCTGAAATTAGTGATTGGTTCTGAAGAAGGTGCTTCTAATAACTCAGAATCCAAAAAATTAGCATTAGAACTACAAGACAGATTAGTAAGTGGTCTTGGGATTTTGGGACTGGGAGTGAGTGAGCCTGGTTGGATGGGAAAACTTACCAATTTAAAATCGACTGCAAAAGTCCTTCCAAGTGGTGAAATCGAAATAAATTTCCATAAAGGATTTGTAACCAACGGAGCAGATGCAGAAGGTTACTTGGTCGTAGCCAAAGAAGAAGAGCAAAATCGTTTTGGAGTATTTTTTATCCCGAGAGATTTCCCAGGTTTAAAGATCGAAGAAGTATATCTGGATGTTGCCAGAGAAGCCACTCATTGTAAGATTACTGGTGAAAATTTTAAATTACCTTCTCATTATCACTTTATAGAAGATTATACAAAATTAGGTGCAGATATCCATCTTTCCGAAATGTTATCAGCCGCTGTTTTATTCTGCGGAGCTATCCGTAAAATTGTATCTGACCTAAGCCAAGGAACTGAATCCAGAGAAAGATTTTCTGTTTTAGGAAAACTCTGGGACTTAAGCGGACTTCTCTACGGGAAATGTTTAGATATCTCTGATAAAAAAGACAAGGATCCAAATTACAAAATAGAAGAAGATCATCCTTATGGATACGAAGCAATTCTGGATGAATGTATATCTATCTTAGAATCTATTCCGAACTTCGACTATAAAAAAGAATATCCTGATCTAGGATTATTCTGCACAATCCATCCTGCCAGAAGTCCTGTTTATATCAAAAACAGACTGAAACAATCCAAAAGCTGGAGAAAATTCGGAAATCTTTAA
- the uvrA gene encoding excinuclease ABC subunit UvrA: MDHIRIRGAREHNLKNINVDIPRDKLVVITGLSGSGKSSLAFDTIYAEGQRRYVESLSAYARQFLGQMEKPDLDLIEGLSPAISIEQKTTHRNPRSTVGTVTEIYDYLRLLYARVGKPHCPICGTPIQSLSIDQITERILNFPEGTKIQILAPIVSGKKGEHKDVLEKIRKDGFNRIRLNGEIKTLDEEIVLKKSFKATIEIVVDRLVIKDGIRSRLTDSVETALKQSEGILLMDDGKKDHTFSQKLSCPNHPEESLPELSPRLFSFNSPFGACETCDGLGSLLEFDEDLLITDSELSLVEGCIEAWAGAKSNSYWFLTTVHSLAKKLKFDYNIPWKDLPKKVRDTILYGDKNLKIDYDFRNEKSHYEFSREFEGVIPNLKRRYKEGSEARRQQLEGYMTNHHCPACEGKRLKPVSLHVEVNGLTIDKFSAFSVEKGLDFVKSMKPKGSEEIIARPILKEIQQRLTFLNDVGVGYLSLERAAGTLSGGEAQRIRLATQIGSRLQGVLYILDEPSIGLHQRDNTKLVNTLKDLRDLGNTVLVVEHDQETMEEADWLIDMGPGAGVHGGTIVCSGTPEEVSKNKNSLTGKFLSGKEFIPVPKTVRPGNGKKLKIVNAKENNLKNVSVEIPLGKLIVVTGVSGSGKSTLINDILYNAAAHKVMKMRTVWGKHEKITGLEEIDKIINIDQSPIGRTPRSNPATYTGLFTVVRDMFAQLEESKLRGYSPGRFSFNVSGGRCETCEGDGILKIEMHFLPDVYVTCDVCKGKRYNQETLEVRYKGKNIYEILEMTVEDSVPFFENIPALKRKLETLGEVGLGYIKLGQPATTFSGGEAQRIKLATELSKRPTGKTLYILDEPTTGLHFEDVRHLMTVLHTLVDRGNSMIVIEHNLDVIKQADWIIDLGPEGGEGGGKIIAEGTPTEIAKVKESFTGQYLKKVLGNPGKKAG, translated from the coding sequence TTGGATCATATCCGCATCCGAGGAGCTCGGGAGCATAATCTTAAAAACATCAATGTGGATATTCCACGGGATAAACTCGTGGTGATTACTGGACTTTCCGGTTCCGGTAAATCTTCTCTTGCTTTCGATACAATCTATGCAGAAGGACAGAGAAGATATGTAGAAAGTCTCTCCGCATACGCTCGACAATTTTTAGGTCAAATGGAAAAACCTGATCTGGATCTGATCGAAGGACTTTCTCCTGCAATTTCTATAGAGCAGAAGACCACACATCGTAACCCTAGATCCACCGTAGGAACTGTGACAGAGATTTATGATTATCTCCGTCTTCTTTATGCAAGAGTAGGAAAACCTCATTGTCCAATTTGTGGAACTCCAATCCAATCTCTCTCCATTGACCAAATCACAGAAAGAATTCTAAATTTTCCGGAAGGAACTAAGATCCAAATTTTAGCTCCTATTGTTTCTGGGAAGAAGGGAGAGCATAAAGATGTTCTGGAGAAGATCAGAAAAGACGGATTTAATAGAATTCGTTTGAACGGTGAGATCAAAACTTTAGACGAAGAGATCGTTCTTAAAAAAAGTTTTAAGGCAACGATTGAGATCGTTGTAGATCGTCTTGTGATCAAAGACGGGATCCGTTCTCGTTTGACTGACTCGGTCGAGACTGCACTCAAACAATCAGAGGGAATTCTTTTAATGGATGATGGGAAGAAGGACCATACATTCTCCCAAAAACTTTCCTGCCCGAATCACCCGGAAGAATCTTTACCTGAACTTTCTCCTAGATTATTTTCATTTAACTCTCCATTCGGAGCCTGCGAGACCTGCGACGGACTCGGAAGCCTTTTAGAATTCGACGAAGATCTTTTAATCACAGATTCGGAACTTTCTCTAGTCGAAGGTTGTATAGAAGCATGGGCAGGAGCAAAGAGTAATAGTTATTGGTTTTTAACAACAGTTCACTCTTTAGCTAAAAAATTAAAATTCGATTATAATATTCCTTGGAAGGACCTTCCTAAAAAAGTCAGAGATACGATTCTTTACGGAGATAAAAATCTCAAAATAGATTACGATTTCAGAAATGAAAAATCCCACTATGAGTTCAGTAGAGAATTCGAAGGTGTAATCCCTAACTTAAAAAGAAGATATAAAGAAGGCTCAGAAGCAAGACGCCAGCAGTTAGAAGGATATATGACCAACCATCATTGTCCTGCCTGCGAAGGAAAACGTCTGAAACCAGTCAGTCTTCATGTAGAAGTAAACGGTCTGACCATAGACAAATTCTCAGCTTTTAGTGTGGAGAAGGGCCTGGACTTCGTAAAATCAATGAAGCCTAAAGGAAGCGAAGAAATAATCGCAAGGCCTATCTTGAAGGAAATCCAACAAAGGCTCACTTTCTTGAATGATGTTGGTGTTGGTTATTTAAGTTTAGAACGTGCTGCCGGAACACTTTCCGGTGGAGAAGCTCAAAGGATCAGACTTGCTACTCAGATCGGATCTAGACTCCAAGGTGTATTATATATTTTAGATGAACCTTCTATCGGGCTTCACCAAAGAGATAATACTAAATTAGTAAATACTCTTAAGGATTTGCGAGATCTTGGGAACACAGTTTTAGTAGTAGAACATGACCAAGAAACCATGGAAGAAGCTGACTGGCTCATCGATATGGGGCCTGGTGCTGGTGTGCATGGTGGAACAATTGTATGTTCTGGAACTCCTGAAGAAGTTTCTAAAAATAAAAATTCACTTACTGGTAAGTTTTTATCCGGCAAAGAATTTATTCCAGTTCCTAAAACTGTACGACCAGGAAATGGAAAAAAGCTTAAGATCGTAAACGCAAAAGAGAATAATCTTAAAAATGTAAGTGTAGAGATCCCACTTGGAAAACTGATCGTGGTGACAGGCGTTTCCGGTTCCGGCAAGTCTACATTGATCAATGATATCTTATACAATGCCGCAGCTCATAAAGTAATGAAGATGAGAACCGTCTGGGGAAAACATGAGAAGATCACTGGTCTAGAAGAAATAGATAAAATCATTAATATAGACCAATCTCCTATCGGTAGAACTCCTAGATCCAACCCTGCGACATACACCGGACTTTTCACAGTGGTCCGTGATATGTTCGCCCAATTAGAAGAATCCAAACTCAGAGGTTATTCTCCCGGAAGATTCAGCTTTAACGTAAGCGGTGGTAGATGTGAAACCTGCGAGGGAGATGGTATCCTTAAAATTGAGATGCACTTCCTTCCGGATGTATATGTGACTTGCGATGTTTGTAAGGGAAAACGTTATAACCAAGAAACATTAGAAGTTCGTTATAAAGGCAAAAATATTTATGAAATCTTGGAGATGACTGTAGAGGATTCTGTTCCATTCTTCGAGAATATTCCTGCATTAAAAAGAAAACTGGAAACCTTGGGTGAAGTAGGTCTCGGCTATATTAAATTAGGGCAGCCCGCTACAACATTCTCAGGTGGAGAAGCACAAAGGATCAAACTCGCTACTGAATTATCCAAAAGGCCTACAGGAAAAACTTTATACATCTTGGATGAGCCGACTACCGGACTTCATTTTGAAGATGTTCGTCATTTGATGACTGTTTTACATACACTTGTAGACCGCGGAAATTCAATGATAGTGATCGAACATAACCTGGATGTGATCAAACAAGCGGATTGGATCATAGATTTAGGGCCGGAAGGAGGAGAAGGAGGCGGAAAAATTATCGCCGAAGGAACTCCTACAGAGATTGCAAAGGTCAAAGAATCTTTCACAGGTCAATATCTGAAAAAAGTTTTAGGAAATCCAGGGAAGAAGGCGGGTTAA
- a CDS encoding S49 family peptidase: MFRILFSIVFLPIRILFQGFRILSWIIRKGDHFYLEIPSSFSFDRKSFFVKLLVPKEEAPFLVDFLLGLKALTKVPGLKKVSFHISNPEYGFGEVWNICETIQTLNEKGIETSGFCLGGGTKALLLLSQCKYRYTSSAAEFFPILPSAEPYFFGGAAKKFGIGVEAYASGAFKSFGETFQRTSFSAPARKNLEALLTDYKELLFSGFKKSSNLDLKVLEEPIINSEKLKKIGFITEFVEEDEFEENYLFENYKKEKETDKPKFKKLSAKGFRLYHKKSNFTIISKSVPIVAVLPVQGNILPDLGREEDFRSRQVSFRYYQEIFKDLKEDPKVAAVILEMNSPGGSALVSELLYREIKKLAEKKPVITYVLNVAASGGYYLACGTQKIHGTPYSIVGSIGAVMMRFELKKLYDKFGVQKERIGFYPHRDILSEYGKLSPKSEQFLRKEVLRSRDLFYSRVIESRKTSFQELEKHYGEGRIFSGETFRKSGFLDSCGSFLDILQDLKTELKSKKIDVRYLPGTYSWKDLVQDLKPGMQLSRFSFFSKLHAEKKRNPMEVLHFSEIAGELSKI; this comes from the coding sequence ATGTTTAGAATTCTGTTCTCTATTGTCTTTTTACCGATCCGGATTTTGTTCCAAGGATTTCGGATATTATCCTGGATCATCCGCAAGGGAGATCATTTCTATTTAGAAATTCCTTCTTCATTCTCCTTTGATAGAAAATCTTTTTTCGTCAAACTATTGGTTCCTAAAGAAGAAGCTCCCTTCTTGGTGGATTTTTTATTGGGATTGAAGGCTTTAACTAAAGTCCCAGGTTTGAAAAAAGTTTCTTTCCATATTTCTAATCCTGAATACGGATTTGGAGAAGTTTGGAATATTTGCGAAACAATCCAGACATTGAACGAAAAAGGAATTGAGACTTCCGGTTTTTGTTTAGGAGGAGGAACTAAAGCATTATTATTACTTTCTCAATGCAAGTATAGATATACTTCTTCTGCGGCTGAATTTTTCCCGATACTCCCTTCTGCTGAACCTTATTTTTTTGGAGGAGCCGCTAAAAAGTTCGGTATAGGTGTAGAAGCTTATGCAAGTGGCGCATTCAAATCATTCGGAGAAACTTTCCAAAGAACATCTTTTTCCGCTCCTGCTCGTAAAAATTTAGAAGCATTATTAACAGATTATAAAGAACTACTTTTTTCAGGATTTAAGAAGTCCTCGAATTTGGATCTGAAAGTTTTAGAAGAACCAATCATCAATTCTGAAAAATTAAAGAAAATCGGATTTATCACTGAGTTTGTAGAAGAAGACGAATTCGAAGAAAACTATCTATTCGAAAATTATAAAAAAGAGAAAGAAACAGATAAACCTAAATTTAAAAAATTAAGCGCTAAAGGTTTCAGACTATATCATAAAAAATCTAATTTTACTATTATCTCTAAATCCGTTCCGATCGTTGCAGTTCTACCAGTCCAAGGGAATATTCTTCCCGATTTAGGAAGAGAAGAAGATTTTAGATCCAGACAAGTTTCTTTCAGGTACTACCAAGAAATTTTCAAAGATCTAAAAGAAGATCCAAAGGTAGCGGCGGTCATTTTAGAAATGAACTCTCCTGGAGGAAGCGCACTTGTATCTGAGCTTCTTTATAGAGAGATCAAAAAACTCGCAGAGAAAAAACCTGTAATCACATACGTATTGAATGTAGCTGCTTCCGGTGGTTATTATTTAGCTTGTGGTACCCAAAAAATCCATGGAACTCCCTATTCAATCGTTGGTTCCATTGGTGCAGTCATGATGAGATTCGAATTGAAGAAATTGTACGATAAATTTGGAGTCCAAAAAGAAAGGATCGGATTTTATCCTCATAGAGATATTCTATCAGAATACGGAAAACTTTCTCCTAAGTCGGAACAATTCCTAAGAAAAGAAGTTTTGAGATCCAGGGATTTATTCTATAGCCGAGTAATAGAATCTAGAAAGACCAGTTTCCAAGAATTAGAAAAACATTATGGAGAAGGCCGTATCTTCTCCGGAGAAACTTTCCGCAAATCAGGATTTTTAGATTCCTGCGGTTCATTTTTAGATATATTGCAAGATCTAAAAACAGAGCTCAAATCCAAGAAGATAGATGTGCGTTATCTTCCTGGAACCTATAGCTGGAAAGACTTAGTCCAGGATCTAAAACCTGGAATGCAACTCTCTAGGTTTTCCTTCTTTTCTAAGTTACATGCGGAGAAGAAGCGGAATCCAATGGAAGTTTTACACTTCTCAGAAATCGCAGGTGAACTATCGAAAATATAG
- a CDS encoding glycosyl hydrolase family 18 protein, producing MNPNDEPYTPEDLIRPVPYQPKKQPLWQTSLVSLTWVLLSGISFYLGLQALKADPKTASVQTGTEQVAFQNTTLKSDLAPTEGAWESWKKWWNSNSPSSESDGTSGTVSSSESEIEDDPAFRASTWFSDYEAMKHTVHLYNEIHPFIYGFKGRETNNGDLYSLWGSAQKHARVAELKSLNPKVKIIPTIFRWENKNEKISENIGLNGRNDIRDKHIQNILYEVDTYNFDGIDIDYEGMSCEKKEKFEEFIVILSKEIHKRGKLLSVAVHPKTAAKKSGLKACKGLKEKINMDFAENWRGPMTHDYAFLAKHADRVKVMAYELHPRKYRNPGPGPQAPNVWIRNIITYAKERVPAKKLYMAIPTYGYDWALNCNAKIKAVYWSDALKRQQLGVTKQPTNITQVLADNKNSDSWTNLSKFSWVHQGKTYEDPSIWYKSEGCDRVAFFMNRKAFEEKMTLLRSYDIGGFSFWQLLKDNDPGINDYLELLVTNKLPPVPKAKEPVTPTPDVKQAPPEEGQEEAKNTQDLVKK from the coding sequence ATGAATCCAAACGATGAACCTTACACCCCAGAGGACTTGATCCGCCCAGTCCCTTACCAACCTAAAAAGCAGCCTCTATGGCAAACAAGCCTAGTGAGCCTGACTTGGGTTTTACTTTCCGGAATTTCTTTTTATCTAGGACTCCAAGCCTTAAAGGCAGATCCTAAAACTGCTTCTGTCCAAACAGGAACAGAGCAGGTAGCATTCCAAAATACTACTCTCAAATCAGACCTGGCTCCTACAGAAGGAGCATGGGAATCTTGGAAGAAATGGTGGAATTCCAACAGTCCTTCTTCCGAATCTGATGGGACTTCAGGCACAGTAAGTTCTTCTGAGTCTGAAATCGAAGATGATCCTGCTTTTAGAGCTTCTACCTGGTTCTCAGACTATGAAGCGATGAAACATACTGTTCATCTTTATAATGAGATCCATCCATTTATCTATGGATTCAAAGGAAGAGAGACAAATAACGGAGATCTTTATTCTCTTTGGGGATCTGCTCAAAAACACGCTCGTGTTGCAGAACTTAAATCTTTAAATCCAAAAGTTAAGATCATTCCTACTATCTTCCGTTGGGAAAATAAGAATGAGAAAATTTCTGAAAACATTGGTCTGAACGGACGTAATGATATCAGAGACAAACATATCCAGAACATTCTATATGAAGTAGATACTTACAATTTCGATGGTATTGATATTGATTACGAAGGAATGAGCTGCGAGAAAAAAGAGAAGTTTGAAGAGTTCATCGTTATTCTCTCCAAAGAGATCCACAAACGTGGAAAACTTCTTTCTGTAGCTGTTCACCCTAAAACTGCGGCTAAAAAATCCGGTCTAAAAGCATGTAAGGGTCTAAAAGAAAAAATTAATATGGATTTTGCTGAGAATTGGAGAGGTCCAATGACCCACGATTACGCTTTCTTAGCAAAACATGCAGACCGTGTAAAGGTGATGGCTTACGAACTTCATCCTCGTAAGTATAGAAACCCAGGACCTGGACCTCAGGCTCCAAACGTTTGGATCAGAAATATTATCACTTACGCAAAAGAAAGAGTTCCTGCTAAAAAATTATATATGGCAATCCCGACTTACGGATATGATTGGGCTCTAAATTGTAATGCAAAGATCAAGGCAGTATATTGGTCAGACGCATTAAAACGCCAACAACTTGGTGTGACCAAACAGCCTACGAATATCACACAAGTTTTAGCAGATAATAAGAACTCTGATTCTTGGACAAATCTTTCCAAGTTCAGTTGGGTTCACCAAGGTAAAACTTACGAAGATCCTAGTATCTGGTATAAGTCAGAAGGTTGTGACCGTGTTGCATTCTTCATGAACAGAAAAGCTTTCGAAGAAAAAATGACTTTATTAAGATCTTATGATATTGGTGGATTCTCTTTCTGGCAATTATTAAAGGATAACGATCCAGGGATCAATGATTACCTAGAATTGCTTGTAACGAATAAACTTCCACCAGTTCCAAAAGCGAAAGAGCCTGTAACTCCAACTCCGGATGTAAAACAAGCTCCTCCGGAAGAAGGTCAGGAAGAAGCCAAGAATACTCAGGATCTTGTCAAAAAATAA
- a CDS encoding L-threonylcarbamoyladenylate synthase has protein sequence MSKNKITIITEDPSLAAKVLKEGGIVLFPTETVYGIGADSRNLSSCLEIYKIKNRPADNPLIVHLGNPALIPDIGEVPESARILIRQFMPGALSLVLKKKDKSVFSTGLTTIAVRVPSHPKTLEMLSYFGGPVSAPSANLSGQPSITRLDDAISEFDGLVDLILKGPDPEIGLESTVVDFSISPPKLLRPGYFGWEELQKYVPDLEDYTELKEGDTPSSPGVKYKHYAPKAKVIFAESQTPDRESAAIGISLTRGWKFALDLRNNSEYMKNLYSFFRDCDRLGISKIYCFPPANASGKEALLNRILKAQE, from the coding sequence TTGTCAAAAAATAAAATTACAATCATCACAGAAGATCCTTCTCTCGCAGCAAAAGTGCTGAAAGAGGGAGGGATCGTTTTATTTCCTACCGAGACTGTTTATGGTATTGGTGCGGATTCCAGAAATCTTTCCTCTTGTTTAGAAATTTATAAAATCAAAAACCGCCCTGCGGATAATCCTCTCATTGTTCATTTGGGGAATCCTGCTCTCATTCCTGATATTGGAGAAGTTCCTGAAAGCGCTAGGATATTGATCAGGCAATTTATGCCTGGAGCCTTGAGTTTGGTCTTAAAGAAGAAGGATAAGTCTGTTTTTTCTACTGGACTGACTACGATTGCAGTAAGAGTTCCTTCTCATCCCAAAACTTTAGAAATGCTTTCTTATTTTGGAGGACCAGTTTCTGCTCCTTCTGCAAATCTTTCAGGACAGCCTTCTATCACAAGATTGGATGATGCAATCTCTGAGTTTGATGGACTCGTGGATCTCATCTTAAAAGGTCCAGATCCTGAAATTGGTTTAGAATCTACCGTTGTGGATTTTTCAATTTCTCCACCTAAACTTCTCCGTCCTGGATATTTTGGATGGGAAGAGTTACAAAAATATGTTCCTGATCTAGAAGATTATACTGAGTTAAAAGAAGGCGATACTCCATCGAGTCCTGGAGTGAAATATAAACATTATGCTCCTAAAGCAAAGGTGATCTTTGCAGAAAGCCAAACTCCAGACAGAGAATCGGCTGCGATTGGCATAAGTCTTACCAGAGGTTGGAAATTCGCTTTAGACCTTCGTAATAACTCAGAGTATATGAAAAATTTATACTCATTCTTTAGAGATTGTGATCGTTTAGGAATTTCTAAAATTTATTGTTTTCCACCTGCAAACGCCTCCGGCAAAGAAGCTCTTCTAAATCGTATTTTAAAAGCCCAAGAATAG
- a CDS encoding cation diffusion facilitator family transporter: MEKDPHSSSNLEPFARQAILRPKRKDTLRSLLFAFFLSIGIFSWEIFGSTQSKSLALLADAGHVISDSFAFLLSIFAVLVSDKKPNAKMNFGFFRVEVFAAFLNSILISGISIFIIYEAVQRFRHQEEIVTESMLVFSLGTIGLNLISVWLLKRISADNINLRTAYLHVLNDLFGTIAVLIGAILIRLFAWTWIDPLLSLILSVFILRAAAVILKESLLILLESSPTFDEWDHLKKDLLQIKGVDSLLSAHTWTLTKGIHACAFRVQITKESDPKKILKEAYRLLRGEWKFEQIYLQLEDPSTTHVIDGIIAKTLHDIDSEEWGHHHHTHDHPAHHHH; this comes from the coding sequence TTGGAAAAAGATCCTCACTCATCTTCTAATTTAGAACCTTTTGCTAGACAGGCTATTCTTCGTCCCAAAAGGAAGGATACATTACGCAGTTTACTTTTTGCATTCTTTCTTTCTATCGGGATCTTTTCCTGGGAGATATTCGGATCTACACAAAGTAAAAGTCTCGCACTTCTTGCAGATGCAGGACATGTGATCTCAGATTCATTTGCGTTTTTACTAAGTATATTTGCAGTTTTAGTATCAGATAAAAAACCAAATGCAAAAATGAACTTTGGATTTTTCAGGGTAGAAGTTTTTGCAGCATTTTTAAATTCCATTCTGATCTCAGGGATTTCAATCTTTATCATATACGAAGCAGTCCAAAGATTCCGGCATCAGGAAGAAATTGTTACTGAATCCATGTTAGTTTTCAGTTTGGGAACGATCGGACTAAATCTAATCTCTGTTTGGCTTTTAAAAAGGATTTCTGCGGACAATATTAATCTTAGAACTGCTTACCTTCATGTTTTGAATGATCTATTCGGAACAATTGCAGTTTTGATAGGAGCAATTCTAATACGTCTTTTTGCTTGGACCTGGATTGATCCATTACTCAGTTTAATTCTTTCTGTTTTTATATTAAGAGCAGCTGCTGTGATATTGAAGGAAAGCCTTTTGATCCTTCTAGAATCCTCTCCCACTTTTGATGAATGGGATCATTTAAAAAAAGATCTATTACAGATCAAAGGAGTGGATTCCCTTCTTTCTGCACATACTTGGACTCTAACAAAAGGGATACACGCATGTGCATTTAGAGTCCAGATCACTAAAGAATCTGATCCTAAAAAGATATTAAAAGAAGCTTATAGGCTTTTAAGAGGAGAATGGAAATTCGAGCAAATCTATCTGCAATTAGAAGATCCTTCTACCACACATGTAATTGATGGGATTATCGCCAAAACTCTACACGATATTGATTCTGAAGAATGGGGACACCATCACCATACTCACGATCATCCTGCACATCACCATCATTAA
- a CDS encoding queuosine precursor transporter → MQFHRPFKLFFVLGSIFITFLLMAEVTGSKWFQVTIGSNALTMTLGVIPFPITFIVTDLLNEYYGRRGVRYLTLVGMVMIVLAFFLLQLDMAIPAAGNSPVDDHSFQVVFFNTGQVITGSIVAYLIGQLVDIQVFHLIRKKTKNKLLWLRATGSTIFSQLLDSYVVIFVAYWGTYEFQTLNSISYTNFFYKIFIAIGITPLIYLAHYWIEKYLGEDAHKMAEAALKEGKEEVQPYPG, encoded by the coding sequence ATGCAATTTCACCGGCCTTTCAAACTATTTTTCGTTTTAGGTTCTATCTTCATAACCTTCCTTTTGATGGCAGAGGTGACTGGCTCTAAATGGTTCCAAGTTACGATAGGAAGTAACGCGCTGACCATGACCTTGGGTGTGATCCCTTTCCCGATCACATTTATCGTAACGGACCTTTTGAATGAGTATTATGGAAGAAGAGGTGTTCGATACCTAACCCTAGTTGGAATGGTTATGATCGTTTTGGCATTCTTTCTTCTTCAATTGGACATGGCTATTCCCGCAGCAGGAAATTCTCCCGTGGATGACCATTCCTTTCAGGTGGTATTCTTTAATACAGGACAAGTAATCACTGGTTCTATCGTAGCCTACCTGATCGGGCAGCTTGTGGACATCCAAGTCTTTCATTTGATCCGCAAAAAGACCAAAAACAAACTCCTTTGGTTGAGAGCTACAGGTTCTACAATCTTCTCCCAGCTTTTGGATTCTTATGTCGTTATCTTTGTGGCTTACTGGGGAACTTACGAATTCCAAACTCTCAATTCTATCTCTTATACAAACTTCTTCTATAAGATCTTTATTGCGATCGGGATCACTCCTTTGATCTATCTAGCTCATTACTGGATTGAAAAGTATTTAGGAGAAGATGCCCACAAAATGGCAGAGGCGGCTCTCAAAGAAGGAAAAGAAGAAGTTCAGCCATATCCAGGTTAA